Part of the Oncorhynchus tshawytscha isolate Ot180627B linkage group LG23, Otsh_v2.0, whole genome shotgun sequence genome, AAACACCTAAGAGTTTTTTTGGTGGATGAATAGATGGCTATGTTGGCTCGGGTTTCACTATAAATATTCATACTAGGAAATAGTCATTATTAATAAATTTgttaataatatatttttatgAATGTTGATTAATTCACCTTTCTTATTTCGTAAATATAAATATGTCGCTTTATCTAAAGATGAAGAGGATCAGCTCAGAATAACGGACAATCCCAGTTTATTATGGGAAATAGGTTCTCCACTGCGTAAAGTGCGACTGACCACATTCACGTAGCAGGTTAGTCAATTTTCTGCAGCGCCGGTACTCGCTATGCAAATGGCGTAGAGACCGCATTCATGACAGTAAATGTTAACGTAAAACTACGTAACACAACATTTGCAATAGGTGGCCATGGTGGCCACGCAAGTATTGCGAGTCATTCAATCAAACATAAGAAAAATCGTtttgaggaataaatacacagcgAATATATAAATCCGTTTCCCTGCATTTGGCGGTGGTCCAACGCTGCAAATTTGCAAGGTAGGCTACGTGGGTTCGGCTGGGTTGAACGAAAAGATTCGACGTTTATTTAGACATTGCGCATGAATAACCCTACTCCACTCACCATATAAGGATTTAAAACATGTCAACGGGTTTAAAACAGGCTCAAAATATATGAAAACCGTGTGTTTTGGTTTGCTTTTTAATTGTCATTTCTGATTTGCGAACTCTATTTTATTGTACATAGAAGACCAACAGTGTCCTAAAGGAGCCTCTTGGCCGGTTGTTTGTTGTTGGTACGCCTTGTAGAAGCAGTGTGGCCATGCAATAGACAAATCCTTTCCCGATCCCCTCAAATAATCGCCCGTTCTTTAGCTTGATTTTGGGAGGAAACGCCACTGCACTCACAACTGACACATTGTATCAACCTGTGCCAGTGTGACGCATCGGTTGTTACATTGTAGTAACAAACGTTGTGCTGTTACTTTGTTGCACAAAGCAACCACCTATAGAGGGATATCATAGGGGTCTGCCCCTTACTATCTGTCATGTGTTTTCAATGTGTGTCTGTCAATTCAGGAACTtaacaaaaaaattacaatccAATAATGGAAAAAAGGgcatttattttcaatgacttctcaaTAAACTGAAAAGTAGAAGCAATTTATTTCAAAAGATTTTAAACTTCCTGAATTGGCTGACTTCAATTCAAATTGAGACCAGCCCAGGTATCTATGTAGGCTACATATACAGTGTTACAGGGATGGATTGCTTTCCCTCGTGAGTCATGGCCTCAAACCCCAAATAGCCTGGATCAAATATAACCCACCACATTCCCATCATCTTGAATACGATTTTATACAATTTAGCTACTATGGTAACCAGAATGTAAATACTCCGCTGTATATTGTCATTGTAGAGTTGTATGTAATCAAATATGCAAAATTCAACCAAATGGTGTATCTGTACAAAGCAATGTATTATGTGACCATGAGATTTTCTATATTTGCAGACCGGTGTGTGTTGCTGTATGAGGTGTGCgtgagtgagggtgtgtgtgtgtgttgctgtgtgaggtgtgtgtgtgttgctgtgtgtgtgtgaagtccaGACATGGTAAAGCTGGAGCTAGATCAGGTGGtaatgaggaggatgagggaggatgaCATCGAGACTgtcaaagctatcatcaaggtgTGTGTTTTATCCTTaaagttatacacacacacttcaagcCTGAGTTATGCTCTgtctctacactcttagaataaaAGGTGCTCTCTGGAACCTAATAGGGTTCCtcggctgtctccataggagaaccgtttgaagaaccattttttttGTAAGAGTACTTTTTCAGGTTATCACTCACTCAcctttctctctgttcccatccCTTCCgtcccccctatctctctctctctctttctcctcccccacccctctttctctctctttgtccctccctccctctctttctctctgtaggaGGGTTGTCAGGGAACAGAAAACCGTCTGATCCTCCACATCCTGACTCGTCCTGTCTGCCTCCTACTCCTGGCCACCGTCTCTTCTGTCCTCCGCTGCCTCCTTCACTCCTTCATCCTGGCCCTCATCATCCCTGTCTTCCTGCTCATCGTCTACCTCAAGTTCACCATGCCACGCTCCACCGGAGTGCTGGGCACCAGCCGGCCCTACTGGGACTATGTGGGGAGCAGTTACCGAGGGGCGCAGGACGAGACCCTTCCCAACCCCTATAGCAGGATCAGTGGGAAACCCCCACCGGCTAAAGTAGGTTTCCTTTTCTTTGACTTTAGGTACTGTATGTTGTGGATGTTACATGCATTGCTCAGTTTTACTACAGTGTGTTAGTGATTTGGTCTTTTTGTGCTTTGGGCTGAGTTGCTGCACAAATAAAGTTGATTATTATCTGTCATTAAAGGGCAAGGCCAGACGGAGGACCAAACCCAAGGCAGAGGACAAGGACAAAGAGTCATCTCCTGAGATCGTAGAcgtggagagggagaaggcagcAGGGCAGGTGTGGGTGGCGGACTGTGAGGGGGAGATTGTGGGCTGTGTGTCCAGGGAGGGTGACTGTCGTCTGGGGATGAGGAGGTTATGCAGGGTGGTGGTGGGCTGCTGGTACCGCCGGGAGGGCCTCGGCAGACTGCTGGTCCAGAGtctggagcagagggagaggcagacaggGGCCAGGAGGGTCTACGCCCACGTCCCCTACCCCTCTGCAGTAGGAGAGGCCTTCTTCAGGAAGCTGGGCTACAGGCTGCAGGGGGAGGTGGGCTACGAtggggaggaagaagaagaggatgaagagCAGCCGGAGAGGACATTTCTGGGCTTCCATGTCACTAAGGTGTTTGTCAAAGACCTTAAGTGATGTAGGAGACAACGAAGGGAATGTGGAAAATAAGACAAAGATGATATACtaaagggaaatagagagaggaggaggagagatactatggggaaatagagagaggaggagagatattaaagggaaatagagaggaggagagatactatagggaaatagagagaggaggagagatactaaagggaaatagagaggaggagagatactatagggaaatagagagaggaggaggagagatactatagggaaatagagagaggaggaggaggagagatactataggtaaatagagagaggaggagagagatactaaagggaaatagagagaggaggaggagagatactaaagggaaatagaggaggaggagagatactaaagggaaatagaggaggaggaggagatactaaagggaaatagagagaggaggaggagagatactatagggaaatagagagaggaggagagatactaaagggaaatagagaggaggagagatactatagggaaatagagagaggaggaggagagatactatagggaaatagagagaggaggaggagagatactaaagggaaatagagagaggaggaggaggagaaatacTATAggtaaatagagagaggaggagagagatactaaagggaaatagagagaggaggaggagagatactaaagggaaatagaggaggaggagagatactaaagggaaatagaggaggaggaggagatactaaagggaaatagagagaggaggaggagagatactatagggaaatagaaagaggaggaggaggagagatactatagggaaatagagagaggaggaggagagatactatagggaaatagagagaggaggaggagagatactatagggaagtagagagatgaggaggaggagagatactatagggaagtagagagatgaggaggaggagagatactatagggaaaTGGAGAGATACAGTGAAAAGAGGGGGACCTCTTACCTCTCTTATCAAGGCAATAATAAGGGTAGAGTCTAACTAAAATGTTGGAAGACAATGGACAATTTAGTGAACAGAACCTCATTTAAATGATGTTTTTTCCTCCTGATTTGtagtatgtatttatttatgtattgctTTTACAATTGTCATTGAGTTCTTATTCAATGTAAAATGTATCTGTTTATATGTCTGGCTGGCTCTTTATTTGTAAAAACTTGTTTTTATTAATAAGTGATTTTGCAAATAAATGTGTGCATATGCAGGGCTTTGTGCACACTTGTGTCAGTGAGTATACATTTACTGTGTGTGAGGAAGTATGTGGTTTATGTGAGTCTGCAGAACCTCTGTTCgcctttctctatttctcccccctcttctctctcactcctcaccTGCACCTGTGTGTGGCTTTGTATGAGTCTGCAAAACACATGCTCTCCttcgttcatctctctctctatcctcatcCCCCCCTTTAATGACACTTAATATCCTTCCTCACACCGCACACCTGTCACATGGCAGGACACAAGTGTCAGCTATATTATCCCTGGTACAGATTACACACCATGGCATTCGTAGTAAATTATAGCAGTAGTGAAGTGTGCTGTTTGCAGGTGAATGTCagtttgtgtgtgggtggaaAGGTATGAGTGACACTGCTCTTCAGCCCTGTCTCGGCCTAACCAGAATTAGAGTGTGGTTAGCTAAACGTGCGCTCACCGTGCTAACCTCAGACCGTATCATAACTACATTAACCTGTTTCTTACAGACATACAGTGTTGGAGTGTTGTAAATTAAACaactagaggtgtgtgtgtgtggtcttgggGGAGGAGTATCTCCCCTAATACAAAGTTTAAGAAAACAGAACCACCAAAGATTGCATCAACTGTTTAACCAGAACCAAATCTTAGCTCTAAGCCTCTAGGATTCTGTGTAACATAAAGTGATTTCTCTGCAGTGCAAAAGACAGTCTTCAGAATAAATACATTACTATGCCACAACTCTTTGTAGTGCTGGGATTACAGTAAACCCCATTAAATATCCCTCCCACTCACACATTTAGCACTACCAGTGGCCATGCACATTAGTGAAGGaaatgtgcagacagacagatgtaatGGTGAGTGTGGGAGTAATTGttatccttgaaacagtcttcCTCATTCTTCCCGTTGAGCATGAGGTCATTTTATTGTTGGGTTTCATGGTTCTCTGTCTCCATGGCTGCCCTGCCCTGCTGCAGACACCTGTTAGCTGGCCTTATATAGTCTAACACATCTGAAACCATTATTGTTGTCAGGAAACAGATGTGAGTTCACGCTACTGGAAAGTAAGCCTGTTTGTGACTGTGGTCATATGGTTctgcacggtgtgtgtgtgtgtgtgtgtgtgtgtgtgtgtgtgtgtgtgtgtgtgtgtgtgtgtgtgtgtgtgtgtttgtgggtggaaGGGTGGAAGGGTGGAAGGGTTTCGGAAAGTATGACTTCGCACATCCTGCTGCCGGTTGGTTCCCCCCTGACTATGGGTTAAATGCACAGCCATGTCTACCATAACCTACTGTACTCTGACACACACGCTGTCTGTTACAGTAGGGCTGTGTACGAGAGTAGGGCCAGTGCATGTGAGTTGATATGTGACCGAAAGGCGACCTCGGTAAACTGTGGTCAAACCATGGAAGATGGTGATGTATAATCCATATGTCTTActtaaaaccacacacacacacacacacattttcaggaTCATATTTAAAACAGACTGGAGGTCATGAATGGTAACATTCCATAGACACATTCACTTGCACAGTGAATTGTAGGTGCTTTAATAAACATAGTGCAACAAGGTTACTAAGGTTAGTTGATGTCAACACACAgagtcactctcacacacatacagcacacattcacacacaaacacatacacagacaaacattgcAGAGGAGTGTAAATCTTGATGTTGGGGCACCGCACCACCGGCGGTTGGTACGTAAATGGCAGTGGATAAATCCGTTCCAGATGATGTGTAAAGATCATAATtatgacacactcacacagatggGCTCCACAAGccaaccaaacacacactcacactcacactcacacacacacagtacagatgAGCCCCAAATACTCCCACCCTGGGAAACGGTGAATTCCCCAAACCACAGAGtgcatgagagggagaggggagtggggagtcATGGGAAACAGAGGCACAGGATGCGTGCAGCTGTAGTGAACGGGACCAGGCCGGAGCAAAAACAGACAGAACGACGGCACAGAACAAAGCCGGAGAGAGAGTGAACACACCCTCGTCtatggaggaggatggatgacAACATCTCATGGTTCAAAGGCTGGTTGGTCTGAGTTATACACACTGTGGGTAAGGGGAGAGAGCCACACACTGCGGtggtggagcagagagggaagccTGGGGTGAGAGGTCACTCACAGCTCCTACGTTTTTATGATTGACACACTTTGGGAAAACCCAAATATGACACGTGCAAGCACATGCACTCACAAAACCCAAATCAGAGGTATAGGTGTCAGGGCCTCTGGGTTATGGGGAATGCCCAAGTCTACCCCAACTCTGGGGCCTGGAAACGgtgatgagggggaggagggaaggaaaggagggaggagtggagtggaACGAGGAAGGGTGGTAAAACCCAGTCTGCATCAAGGCGCGAAGGTATCTGGAAGTTTTCATTTTTTATGATCTGGGAAAACCAGAGTGGAGGGTTGGGTGACTGGCTGGGTGACTGGCTGGAGGGTTGGGTGACTGGCTGGGTGACTGGCTGGGGGAGCGAGCAAAGCGCCTTTGGAAATTTCCACCCATTTGGCTGAGTTTACTGACGTATGTGAGAAAATCAAAAGGTTACAAATCACGTCAAACACTCCTGGACTCACACTCATGTGCGGTCACTATAATTACTTTGTGTTTCCTGCATTGTGAAACGGATTTGTTCCTGAGGTTCTCTAATTAGTCATAATCAACTCATGGATTCatataactatactgaacaaacataaatgcaacatgtaaagtgttggtcccatgtttcatgagctgaaataaaagatcccagaaatcttgcacaaaaagcttatttctctccaaaaaatttcacaaatttgtttacatgcctgttagtgagcatttctcatttgccaagataatccatccacctgacatgtggaGATGGTAGTtggtagagatggtagagatggtagttggtagagatggtagagatggcgtacacatcacggacgaactgaattggtccacccacacagacagcgttgtgaagaaggcgcagcgtTGTGAAGGAGGTGGAAGAAAttctgcttgtcaccaaaagcactcacaaacttctacagatgcacaatcgagagcatcctgtcggggcgggaatcaccgcctggtacggcaactgctccgcccacaaccataaggctctccagagggtagtgaggtctgcacaatgcatcaccgggggcaaactacctgccctccaggacacctacaccacctgatgtcacaggaaggccataaagatcatcaaggacaacaaccacccgagccactgcctgttcaccccgctatcatccagaaggtgaggtcagtacaggtgcatcaaagctgggaccgagagactgaaaaacagcttctatctcaaggccatcagactgttaaacagccaccactaacattgagtggctgctgccaacatactgactcaactccagtcactttaataatggaaattgatggaaattgatggaaaaaatgtatcactaaccactttaaacaatgccacttaatataatgtttacataccctacattattcatctcatatgtatacgtatatactgtattctatatcatctactgcatctttctgtaatacatgtatcactagctactttaaactatgccactttgtttacatacccttcattactcatctcatatgtatatactgtactcgataccatctactgcatcttgcctatgccgttctgtaccatcactcattcatatatctttatgtacatatcctttatccctttacacttgtgtgtataaggtagtagttgtgtaattgttaggttagattactcgttggttattactgcattgtcggaactagaagcacaagcatttcgctacacttgcattaacatctgctaaccacgtgtatgtgacaaatttttaaaaaataatttaatttgtGTGGCATAtaaataagctgattaaacaacatgatcattacacaggtgcaccttgtgctggtgacaataaaaggccactctaaaatgttcagttttgtcacacaacataatgccacagatgtctcaagttttgagggagtgtgcaaatggtgtgctgactgcaggaatgtccaccagagctgttgccagagaattgaatgttcatctatctaccataagctgcctccaactttgttttagagaatttggcagtacgtccaacctgcctcacaactgcagaccacgtgtacccacgccagcccaggacctccacatctggcacCCTCatctgtgggatcgtctgagaccagccacccggacagctgatgaaactgtgggtttgcaaaaGGAAGaattgtcagaaaccatctcagggaagctcatctgcgtgcttgttgtcctcaccaaggtcttgacctgactgcagttcgggatcgtaactgacttcagtgggcaaatgctcaccttcgatggcccctggtacgctggagaagtgtgctcttcacggatgaatctgTACCTGGCAGATGGCAGATAGTGTGGCGTTGTGTGTTtgagctgtttgctgatgtcatcgttgtgaacagagtgccccatggtggcagtggggttatggtatgggcaggcataagttacggacaacaaaaacaattgtattttatttatggcaatttgaatgcacaaagataccgTGACGGGATCCTGAGCCCCATTGTCATGCCagtcatccgctgccatcacctcatgtttcagcatgataatgcatggccccatgttgcaaggatctgtacatattcctggaagctgaaaatgtcccagttcttccatggcctgcatactcactagacatgtcacccattgagcatgtttgggatgctctggatcgacgtgtacgacagcgtgctccagttcccgccaatacccagcaactttgcacagccattgaagaggagtgggacaacattccacaggctagaatcaacagcctgatcaactcaatgtgaaggagatgtgtcgcgctgcatgaggtaaatggtggtcagaccagatactgactggttttctgatccacacccctacctttattttaaggtttctgtgaccaacagatgcatatctgtattcccagtcatgtgatatccatagattagggcctaatgaatgtatttcaattgactgatatccttctatgaactgtaactcagtaaagtctttgaaGTAGTtgcatgctgcgtttatatttttgttcagtttagtatTAGTCATAATCAACACACGGACTGTATCTATCTAGTATAACTAGTATTTCTTATCTAGTTTGACAGTTTGTGGGCCTACATCGTTGTTTGCTGAATAACAATGTCCTGTAGTATACTATATCTATACGACCCTGTTCTAGTTTTGCTACTGCTGTCACCCCTCCCCTATTCTTGTTTTGAAAAACCTCTCCATCCAACCAGAGCCACCTCTCTACACAAGCTGTTTGACTGAGcgtataggtatatatatatatatatatctaccctgtcccctccttcccttccctcctccccccacaCTCATCACACCACTCGCTCTCGCCTGATTGACTGTGTGAGACAAATTAGGCTTCTGAAATGATCAACAAATTTGACAGGTGAGTAAAATGAACatctgttttttttgtattaaTTGTTTAATGAGTTgagcaaatgtatttatatgaTATAATATCACATGACGGGATCAACTAATGGTGTAGTACATTTTTTAAACGAATCCCTGCCAATTGGTTATTGCTGTCCTATTAATTATTGATGATGCTTTATGAAACCACTCCTGTCATCTTTCTCTTATGCAGCACAATCAGAAGTTTCGGTGATGACAACAATGTATTGAATAGCTTTCGCTAGTTTCACTGAAAGCTGTCTGATTCAAACTGAGACTGAGAACCAGGGCCAGTTTGTTAGACACCAGTTCATTGACAGATGGTTAACCAAACCTGTGGTTttgtgaaagaagaagaggaaagTGTTGAGTAGTTAGTGCAGTCCTCATAACCAGAATGAATATATGGCTTTTCCACACCAGAGAAGACACTGCAGGGGCAGAGGAGGGAAAAGCAATAGTAGTGGCTATAACCATTCACCTTAAACCTGCCTCAGTGTGCTTATGAATTTTTATTTGCCAGCATTTCTAATACGTATTTGAGTGAAAACCTACTTTCTGTGTCTCAGTGTTCTGTTGGCCCAGAAAAAGTTTATCTACCACTATAAGAACATGCGCTGGGCCAAGGGCCGACACGAAACCTACCTGTGCTTCGTGGTCAAGAGGCGGGTGGGACCAAACTCACTCTCCTTCGACTTTGGACACCTGCGCAACCGGTCCGGCTGTCATgttgaggtgagggagggagggagggggggtagaagagaggagagagagggagaggaggaaacagaagAAAGGGGTAAAAGACATGCAACAAATCTCATCATCTGTCATTTGCTCcagtttctctccttctttccatcTTCATATAATTTCTCTCTTccattttctttctttccttcccctGTCTTCATCACTCTCTTTCCCGTCATTCtactctacactctctctgtccatgcattacctctcctttctctctgtctacatATTCCTTCCTCAAacattcccatctctctctttctcttcctcaactacatccatcactctctccctcattcctcacCCGTCTACCTTCCTCACCTATCTCCATCActatctctccctcattcctcacCCGTCTACCTTCCTCACCTATCTCCATCACTATCTCCCCCCAGCTGCTATTCCTGCGCCTCCTGGAAGCAGGCGCCCTGTGTCCAGGCCTGTGGGGTTATGGAGCTCCAGACAGTGTGGGACTGTGTTACTCAGTCACCTGGTTCTGTTCCTGGTCCCCATGCTCAGACTGCTCCTACAGGCTGGCCCAGTTCCTCAGCCAGACCCCCAACCTCCGCCTCAGAATCTACGTCTCCAGGCTCTACTTCTGTGACCCGGAGGACAGCAGTGCGAGAGAGGGTCTCCGCATGCTGCAGAGAGCCGGGGTGCAGATCACTGTCATGAACTATGAAggtagagagggtgtgtgtgagtgtgtgggtgtgtgagtacgTCTCTCATTATaattctgtctcttccctgtagACTATTTCTACTGTTGGCAGACCTTTGTGGCTTGCAGACAGCGTGTGTTTAAGGCCTGGGACGGACTGCATCAGAACTCTGTTCAACTGGCCAGGAAACTTAACGACATCCTCCAggtagggcacacacacacacacacacacacacacacacacacacacacacacacacacacacacacacacacacacacacacacacacacacacacacacacacacacacacacactgtacccttGAGTTAGTAGGCTAATATTATTTACTGATTTTTATTTCAGCCTGGTGAGGCAGAAGATTGGGGAGATGCTTTCGAGCTACTTGGACTGTGATTCACCTCTATCCCTGTCATATATGCTGATATGGAGCTATTTATTTCTGCTCCTCCCACTGGTGCTATCTGTCATTGTTATACTGTAAAGATCACTTTAATCTATCATTGTAAAGTAAATAATAATAACTGAAATAGGTCAACTGTACAACTCATTAATGTGTTTATATACTGTTATTAAATCCATGGGATTTACATTCTTACCCTTTGTAGCATTATTACTGTCttgtaacacatccattaaatcATTCCCTCCAACTGTGATGTGTTGACATTATCCTATCCTCTATTTACATTTGACCAGCTCTTTATCTCTCACATAGccaacaataaacaaacaaatagaGTTTAGGCTAATTGATTACAATGATCTCTAATCTATCACTGACAATGGTTGATTCATCTGGATAAGTGACATTAGAAATGGATGTGAACGCTTCATGTGCGCAAATACACAGTGTATTACGCTCTCGCACCCGTTAACGTGCACGATCACCACACACCGATTGAATTAAAGTCAAGATGGCGACCGAGGGCGAATACGAGTCGATCCTGTGTGTGAAACCTGACGTAAACGTTTACCGAATCCCGCCGCGGGCATCGAACCGGGGAGTCAGGTAAGAGACCCGGTTCCGTCACCATCAACCGGTGACCTTGCCCTGGTCTGACTCCAGCATCCATTGT contains:
- the LOC112237484 gene encoding single-stranded DNA cytosine deaminase-like: MINKFDSVLLAQKKFIYHYKNMRWAKGRHETYLCFVVKRRVGPNSLSFDFGHLRNRSGCHVELLFLRLLEAGALCPGLWGYGAPDSVGLCYSVTWFCSWSPCSDCSYRLAQFLSQTPNLRLRIYVSRLYFCDPEDSSAREGLRMLQRAGVQITVMNYEGREGVCECVGV
- the LOC112237489 gene encoding N-acetyltransferase 14, coding for MVKLELDQVVMRRMREDDIETVKAIIKEGCQGTENRLILHILTRPVCLLLLATVSSVLRCLLHSFILALIIPVFLLIVYLKFTMPRSTGVLGTSRPYWDYVGSSYRGAQDETLPNPYSRISGKPPPAKGKARRRTKPKAEDKDKESSPEIVDVEREKAAGQVWVADCEGEIVGCVSREGDCRLGMRRLCRVVVGCWYRREGLGRLLVQSLEQRERQTGARRVYAHVPYPSAVGEAFFRKLGYRLQGEVGYDGEEEEEDEEQPERTFLGFHVTKVFVKDLK